The Corynebacterium jeddahense genome has a window encoding:
- a CDS encoding NADPH-dependent FMN reductase, whose translation MTTNETNEPTIGVILGSVRQGRFGEAVAHWVVDAGQAREGFSYQLLDLAEFNVPALTAAVTPGAANNQYEDPAVTAWSKAVDACDGFVFVTPEYNHSVPGAMKNAFDSLGPEWAGKPVAFVGYGADKAIRAVEHWRQIVANFSMFDVRNQVGFSIFSGEFDEAKAANAGALDRMLTDLEGALSARG comes from the coding sequence ATGACAACAAACGAGACAAACGAGCCAACCATCGGAGTCATTCTCGGGTCTGTTCGCCAGGGCCGCTTCGGCGAGGCCGTGGCCCACTGGGTGGTCGACGCCGGTCAGGCCCGCGAGGGGTTCAGCTACCAGCTGCTCGACCTCGCCGAGTTCAACGTCCCGGCGCTCACCGCCGCCGTCACGCCGGGCGCGGCGAACAATCAGTACGAGGACCCGGCCGTCACCGCCTGGTCGAAGGCCGTGGACGCCTGCGACGGCTTTGTCTTTGTCACCCCGGAGTACAACCACTCCGTGCCGGGCGCGATGAAGAACGCGTTCGACTCGCTCGGCCCGGAGTGGGCGGGCAAGCCCGTCGCCTTCGTCGGCTATGGCGCGGACAAGGCCATCCGCGCGGTGGAGCACTGGCGCCAGATCGTGGCCAACTTCTCCATGTTCGACGTGCGCAACCAGGTGGGCTTTTCCATCTTCAGCGGAGAGTTCGATGAAGCGAAGGCGGCCAACGCGGGCGCGCTCGACCGGATGCTC